ATCTGTTGGCGACAGTTGTAGTTATCATTGCCGGTATTACTGTAGGAATAAGTAATGGTGAATGGGCAGTTATATGTATTGCCATAGGATTGGTATGGATGGCCGAAGCGATCAATACTGCCCTGGAAAAACTGGTGGATATCGTGTCACCGGAAAGGAATCCGAAGGCAAAAGCAATCAAGGATATGGCTGCAGGAGCTGTTCTGATCTGTGCTGTTATGGCCGTTGCCGTAGCATTATTTATATTTGTTCCATATATAATCGGTCACCCGTAACAGGTCACATGTCACCAGTCACATGTCACCAGTCATTATACACTGGTCTCATCTTATTTTATTTTTGGATTTCATCCACCGCCTTCAAAAATATCGGGTCTTCCTGATTAATTACCTGGTAAAGTTCGGAAATGCTCCAAAGGTCGCGGGCAATATAACCTTTGATCCATAGCTTGAGATAATTTTTTGACTGGGCGAATTGTTCCGGTTGTCTTTCAAGTCCCTCTTTCTGGGCAAAATCCTGCAGTTCTTTTAAGGTCGATTCTGAGACCTGAAATTTTTTGTTGAATGTTTCAAAAACGGGGTAATCCTGTTCCAGCCGGAGTCGGTTTTTATCTACATAATTCAGGATAAACCGGCTAAAGATCCCTTTTCCCAGTAGCTTATTGTAATAATCATTATAATGAGCCGTATCCACAGGGACAAAAATATCCGGAGTGATTCCTCCTCCTCCGTATACTGTCCGGCCTTCAACCAATGTCTTAAACTTCAGTGAATCTGCAATTTTAATAGTAGTCTCCCCTGTCAGTTCCCCTGTCTGAAGCCGGGTATATACACCTTTATCATATTCGCTGTCTTCAGTATGGTAGGGTTTCTGGATCATGCGTCCGGTTGGGGTATGATAGCGCGAAATGGTCAACCGGATCATCGAACTGTCCCCGAAAAACATCTCACGTTGTACCAGTCCTTTACCGAAAGAACGGCGGCCAACGATCAATCCCCTGTCCCAGTCCTGTATGGCACCTGCCACGATTTCGCTTGCGGAAGCAGAATTTTCATCGATCATGATGACTAGTTTTCCTTTCTTAAAGGATCCGCCGGATGCAGCCATGTAATTGAGACGCTTATTTTTGTCCCCTTCTGTATAAACGATCAGTTGTCCTTTATCGAAGAAATTACTGGCCAGCTGAACGGCAACATCAATATATCCGCCTCCGTTTCCTGTCAGGTCAAGGATCAGGCTTTTTGCACCCTCCTTTTTCAGTATTTTTAACGCATCATCAAATTCTTTTTTTGAAGATGCTGAGAAGCGGGTTAAACGGATATATCCGATATCCTTGTTCACCTTATAATACGAAGCAATGCTATGGATGGGTATTTTATCACGTATGATGTGAAAAGTCAATAAGCCTTTTTCTCCCTTACGTAAAATTTCCACGATTACTTCGGATCCTTTTTTACCCCGTAGCCGTTTGTGAATATCCATTGTTTTTATTCCTTTTCCGGCAACTGTGTCTTGATCAATGGTAATGATCTTATCCCCGTTTCTGATCCCTGTTTTTTCGGAAGGTCCTCCGGGGACCACGGAAATAATAAGGATCGTATCATTCAGGGTACTGAAAGAGATGCCGATACCTTCAAACGAACCTCTGAGAGGTTCGGTCATCGCAAGCACCTCGTCTTTAGGAATGTATACCGAATGAGGATCCAGCTCCTTCAGCGTTTTCCGGATCGCATCTTCTGCTAATTTCCCGATATTCACCGTATCTACATAATATCGTCCTACCCAGTCAAATAACTGGGCCATTTTATAGGCATTTTGTTCGGTCTGTTTGCGAGATTGCGCTTTTCCGGTAACCAGGACCGATACTAAAAGGACTACGTATAATAAAATCTTCTTTCCGGTCATCATACTTTAAATTCCTGTAGGGCTTAACACGACAATCGGCGCCATCATCTCCTCAAGTGAAATACCTCCATGTTGGAATGTGTTCCGGTAGT
This Bacteroidales bacterium DNA region includes the following protein-coding sequences:
- a CDS encoding diacylglycerol kinase family protein produces the protein MIRIKRFVKSFGYAFKGIEQLIRSEQNARVHLLATVVVIIAGITVGISNGEWAVICIAIGLVWMAEAINTALEKLVDIVSPERNPKAKAIKDMAAGAVLICAVMAVAVALFIFVPYIIGHP
- a CDS encoding PDZ domain-containing protein, yielding MAQLFDWVGRYYVDTVNIGKLAEDAIRKTLKELDPHSVYIPKDEVLAMTEPLRGSFEGIGISFSTLNDTILIISVVPGGPSEKTGIRNGDKIITIDQDTVAGKGIKTMDIHKRLRGKKGSEVIVEILRKGEKGLLTFHIIRDKIPIHSIASYYKVNKDIGYIRLTRFSASSKKEFDDALKILKKEGAKSLILDLTGNGGGYIDVAVQLASNFFDKGQLIVYTEGDKNKRLNYMAASGGSFKKGKLVIMIDENSASASEIVAGAIQDWDRGLIVGRRSFGKGLVQREMFFGDSSMIRLTISRYHTPTGRMIQKPYHTEDSEYDKGVYTRLQTGELTGETTIKIADSLKFKTLVEGRTVYGGGGITPDIFVPVDTAHYNDYYNKLLGKGIFSRFILNYVDKNRLRLEQDYPVFETFNKKFQVSESTLKELQDFAQKEGLERQPEQFAQSKNYLKLWIKGYIARDLWSISELYQVINQEDPIFLKAVDEIQK